A region from the Pelecanus crispus isolate bPelCri1 chromosome 11, bPelCri1.pri, whole genome shotgun sequence genome encodes:
- the SOX8 gene encoding LOW QUALITY PROTEIN: transcription factor SOX-8 (The sequence of the model RefSeq protein was modified relative to this genomic sequence to represent the inferred CDS: deleted 1 base in 1 codon) — protein MLNMTEEHDKALEAPCSPAGTTSSMSHVDSDSDSPLSPAGSEGLGCAPPPAPRPPGAAPLGAKVDAAEVDERFPACIRDAVSQVLKGYDWSLVPMPVRGNGSLKAKPHVKRPMNAFMVWAQAARRKLADQYPHLHNAELSKTLGKLWRLLSENEKRPFVEEAERLRVQHKKDHPDYKYQPRRRKSVKAGQSDSDSGAELSHHAGTQIYKADSGLGGMADSHHHGDHAGQTHGPPTPPTTPKTDLHHGSKQELKHEGRRLVESGRQNIDFSNVDISELSSEVINNMETFDVHEFDQYLPLNGHAAMPADHGPNAAAGSYGASYSHSATGTGGTNQVWTHKSPASASPSSADSGQQRPHIKTEQLSPSHYSDQSHGSPAHSDYGSYSAQACATTASTATAAASFSSSQCDYTDLQSSNYYNPYPGYPSSIYQYPYFHSSRRPYATPILNGLSIPPAHSPTANWDQPVYTTLTRP, from the exons aTGCTCAACATGACCGAGGAGCACGACAAAGCGCTGgaggctccctgcagccccgccgGCACCACCAGCTCCATGTCCCACGTGGACTCGGACTCGGACTCGCCGCTCTCCCCCGCCGGCTCCGAGGGGCTGGGCtgcgcccccccgcccgccccgcgcccgcccggcgccgctccGCTGGGCGCCAAGGTGGACGCGGCCGAGGTGGACGAGCGCTTC CCCGCCTGCATCCGCGACGCCGTCTCGCAGGTGCTGAAGGGCTACGACTGGAGCCTGGTGCCCATGCCCGTCCGCGGCAACGGATCGCTCAAGGCCAAGCCGCACGTCAAGCGGCCCATGAACGCCTTCATGGTGTGGGCGCAGGCCGCCCGCAGGAAGCTGGCCGACCAGTACCCGCATCTGCACAACGCCGAGCTCAGCAAGACGCTGGGCAAGCTCTGGCG TTTGTTAAGCGAAAATGAGAAACGTCCTTTTGTGGAAGAAGCTGAGCGGCTCAGGGTCCAGCACAAAAAGGATCACCCGGATTATAAATACCAGCCACGGAGGAGGAAAAGCGTCAAAGCCGGGCAGAGCGATTCCGACTCCGGAGCTGAGCTCAGCCACCACGCGGGCACGCAGATCTACAAAGCGGACAGCGGGCTGGGAGGCATGGCTGATTCCCACCACCACGGCGATCATGCAG GCCAGACCCACGGGCCGCCCAccccacccaccacccccaaaaccGACCTCCACCACGGCAGCAAGCAGGAGCTGAAGCACGAGGGCCGCCGCCTCGTGGAGAGCGGCCGCCAGAACATCGACTTCAGCAACGTGGACATCTCCGAGCTGAGCAGCGAGGTCATCAACAACATGGAGACCTTCGACGTGCACGAGTTCGACCAGTACCTGCCGCTCAACGGCCACGCCGCCATGCCGGCCGACCACGGCCCCAACGCCGCCGCCGGCTCCTACGGCGCGTCCTACTCCCACTCGGCCACGGGCACCGGCGGGACCAACCAGGTCTGGACTCACAAAAGCCCGGCCTCGGCATCGCCGTCGTCCGCCGACTCGGGCCAGCAAAGGCCGCACATCAAAACGGagcagctgagccccagccaCTACAGCGACCAGTCCCACGGCTCCCCCGCGCATTCCGACTACGGCTCCTACAGCGCCCAGGCTTGTGCCACCACCGCCTCCACCGCCACGGCCGCCgcctccttctccagctcccAGTGCGACTACACGGACCTCCAGAGCTCCAACTACTACAACCCCTACCCCGGCTACCCCTCCAGCATTTACCAGTATCCCTATTTCCACTCCTCCCGCCGGCCCTACGCGACGCCCATCCTCAACGGCTTGTCCATCCCGCCGGCCCACAGCCCCACCGCTAACTGGGACCAGCCGGTCTATACGACCCTGACGAGGCCTTGA